In the genome of Vicia villosa cultivar HV-30 ecotype Madison, WI linkage group LG7, Vvil1.0, whole genome shotgun sequence, one region contains:
- the LOC131620864 gene encoding uncharacterized protein LOC131620864 has translation MTELSDGTANLSSPSGLCSVCRRKQPNATPSSPSHLSPSLSNSHISFVSDQSLFVSDSLSIASSLPQSLRCSLIRFAHLSSSCSTRKAWCSFRCENGEIQILSFQIFSLVYLERRAAVLFAAELVWVGSDQHKGMLCSRVLAYGLCRLVFFALNP, from the exons ATGACTGAACTCAGCGACGGCACGGCGAATCTGTCTTCTCCGTCCGGCCTTTGTTCCGTTTGTCGCCGTAAACAACCAAACGCAACGCCTTCCTCTCCGTCTCATCTCTCGCCGTCGCTCTCCAACTCACACATCTCTTTCGTCTCCGATCAGTCTCTCTTCGTCTCAGATTCTCTCTCTATCGCCTCTTCCCTCCCGCAATCTCTCCGTTGCAGTTTGATTCGCTTCGCTCATCTCTCATCTTCATGTTCAACGAGGAAAGCTTGGTGCTCCTTCAGATGCGAAAATGGAGAAATCCAGATCTTATCATTCCAAATCTTCAG CCTAGTTTATTTGGAGCGTAGAGCAGCGGTTCTGTTTGCTGCTGAACTGGTTTG GGTTGGTTCGGATCAACATAAAGGGATGCTGTGCAGTCGAGTTTTGGCTTATGGTTTATGCAGATTAGTTTTTTTTGCCTTGAATCCGTAG
- the LOC131619370 gene encoding uncharacterized protein LOC131619370, whose translation MLDSIFMNGLKEEIQAELKLYEIQVEEVTTSTNVKTTASSTRLESGLNYTSNLGDPFDFKHGIEISVEKGTTSTNSKAITSSGPIVTSEHNRTSQTPMNEQTMDQQSPLEETDATATVTSSPVKKVIHNFSSAFYEYAANIITFVWYAISWRIQCLKKL comes from the exons ATGTTAGACTCCATTTTTATGAATGGACTGAAGGAGGAGATTCAGGCTGAACTTAAGCTCTATGAGATTCAAG TTGAAGAAGTAACTACATCAACGAATGTTAAAACAACTGCATCATCAACTCGTTTAGAATCA GGATTGAATTATACTTCAAACTTAGGAGATCCTTTTGATTTTAAGCATGGTATCGAGATAAGTGTTGAAAAAGGAACTACATCAACCAATTCCAAGGCCATAACATCATCAGGTCCAATAGTTACTTCTGAGCATAATAGGACATCACAG ACACCAATGAATGAACAAACAATGGATCAACAAAGTCCACTTGAAGAAACTGATGCTACTGCTACTGTCACATCTTCACCGGTAAAAAAAGTAATTCATAATTTTTCAAGTGCTTTTTATGAATATGCTGCAAATATAATTACATTTGTATGGTATGCAATTAGTTGGAGGATTCAATGTCTGAAAAAGCTGTAG